From a single Paraburkholderia sp. FT54 genomic region:
- a CDS encoding LysR substrate-binding domain-containing protein, with product MNPITDLNDLRLFAEVVEHGSFTAAARSLSVQTSKLSRRVRALEEELGVRLLNRTSRSLSLTETGRRFHQHCLALVAESKAARDFVDQTRSKPQGTIRISCPVGLLTSGISAIITQYVQDNPQVQVLVDATNRRVDVVEEGLDFAIRVRLPPLENTDLAVRQLALSVHILVASPDLAARHPVPSALESLKEWPTLAMSSSSERFVWNLVDAEGRTSSWAHQPRLATDDLASLRVAALRGVGVAMLPRELVDADIQAGRLQHLLADLATTPALVHAVFPTRRGMVPAVRHLLDALVSDSKT from the coding sequence ATGAACCCGATCACTGACCTCAACGATCTTCGACTCTTCGCGGAAGTCGTCGAGCACGGTAGCTTCACGGCAGCGGCCCGCAGCCTGAGCGTACAGACGTCGAAACTCAGCCGGCGCGTTCGCGCACTGGAGGAGGAGCTGGGCGTTCGTCTGCTAAATCGCACCAGCAGGAGCCTGTCCTTGACGGAAACCGGCCGGCGGTTCCACCAGCATTGCCTCGCCCTGGTAGCCGAATCGAAGGCCGCCAGGGACTTCGTGGACCAGACGCGCTCAAAGCCGCAGGGCACCATACGGATAAGCTGTCCCGTGGGACTGCTGACCTCCGGCATCTCCGCAATCATTACGCAGTATGTCCAGGACAACCCGCAAGTGCAGGTCCTCGTCGACGCAACCAACCGCCGCGTGGATGTGGTCGAGGAGGGCCTCGACTTCGCCATCCGGGTCAGGCTTCCCCCTCTGGAAAACACAGATCTCGCAGTCCGGCAACTGGCCTTATCGGTTCACATTCTGGTCGCCAGTCCGGATCTGGCGGCGCGCCATCCCGTGCCCAGCGCGCTCGAATCGCTCAAGGAATGGCCCACACTTGCCATGTCCAGCAGCAGCGAGCGGTTTGTCTGGAACCTGGTCGACGCCGAGGGTCGCACGAGTTCATGGGCGCATCAGCCTCGTCTGGCGACGGATGACCTGGCGAGCTTGCGGGTTGCCGCCTTGCGAGGCGTCGGGGTGGCCATGCTGCCCCGCGAACTTGTCGATGCCGACATTCAGGCCGGCCGCTTGCAGCACTTGCTGGCGGACCTGGCTACGACGCCCGCCCTCGTCCACGCAGTTTTCCCTACGCGTCGCGGCATGGTTCCGGCCGTCCGGCATTTACTGGACGCCCTGGTTTCGGATTCGAAGACCTGA